Proteins co-encoded in one Prunus persica cultivar Lovell chromosome G6, Prunus_persica_NCBIv2, whole genome shotgun sequence genomic window:
- the LOC18773516 gene encoding agamous-like MADS-box protein AGL61, whose translation MGRKKTQMQLIETESARHVAFSKRRSGLFKKASELCTMCAVEVAIIIFSIGGKAFSFGHPNVHFVFNRLRCSENPDASTSSNEAAGQDPILHDLNKTHSDLIENVGLVKKLGKKMRRAIMEKPKPDWFYAPRESLSMEVLYEMKEALEAVQENVRRDKERLLAQA comes from the coding sequence ATGGGCCGCAAGAAGACTCAAATGCAGTTGATCGAGACTGAAAGTGCTCGGCATGTTGCGTTCTCCAAGCGCCGATCTGGCCTCTTCAAGAAGGCTAGTGAACTCTGCACCATGTGTGCCGTTGAAGTTGCCATTATCATCTTCTCCATTGGAGGGAAGGCATTTTCATTTGGCCACCCTAATGTCCACTTTGTGTTTAACAGGCTTCGTTGTTCTGAGAACCCAGATGCCAGCACCAGCTCTAATGAGGCTGCAGGACAAGATCCAATTCTGCATGATCTTAACAAAACCCACTCTGATCTTATTGAAAATGTGGGGCTTGTGAAGAAACTagggaagaagatgaggaggGCAATAATGGAGAAACCGAAGCCTGACTGGTTTTATGCACCAAGGGAAAGCCTTAGCATGGAGGTTCTATACGAGATGAAGGAGGCTCTAGAAGCCGTACAAGAGAATGTGCGTAGAGACAAGGAAAGGCTTCTAGCGCAGGCTTAA
- the LOC18773925 gene encoding cytochrome c oxidase subunit 6a, mitochondrial translates to MAMSMVRSAALRTALRSGSRSSAPPKRSFSSSAAHDDAHETAKWEKITYLGIASCTIFAFVVLSKPHPHYDEPPPYPYLHIRNKEFPWGPNGLFEKKHEHH, encoded by the exons ATGGCGATGTCGATGGTCCGATCTGCTGCCCTTCGAACCGCCTTGCGCAGTGGCTCCCGATCCTCTGCTCCTCCAAAGCgttccttctcctcctctgcTGCTCACGACGATGCCc ATGAGACGGCCAAGTGGGAGAAGATTACTTACTTAGGCATTGCTTCATGCACTATTTTCGCGTTTGTTGTCCTGTCAAAGCCTCATCCTCACTACGACGAGCCTCCT CCGTACCCATATTTACACATCCGCAATAAGGAGTTCCCATGGG GTCCGAATGGTCTTTTTGAAAAGAAGCACGAGCACCACTAG
- the LOC109949807 gene encoding myb-like protein X, whose translation MFKLSPRRNSRSKGFKVKHALQLFLLAGVCIWLAYQVKQSHGKKAEFRQSIKDGDQIVKLGRKDLKPLVEESVNSNAREKEEEEENKPEEIDNVGRGTGDDGISENDENKIEERTDDNGVSVEEEKERDTSKENENEESKEDENAQKKNEDNKAKESEESSEKETKETKEKEGEEKENVETNGKESEEKEHEETNEKESEQKEHEETKEKEAEQKEHEETTEKESEQKENEIKEKEGEQKENVETKEKEGEQKESEVTKEKESEQKDNEETKEDGSEEKGTSEESQGVDNKEGEEHIETDNKENEAEEKEGDKIEQLILSDDRVRDGGEKNDEGAREEPYKADDASSAVAHETQNATANNGQDGGNKSNHSEPENGSTPNSTEQEKVDAKKEDSAQQNVVLEQPEKSDVPANSEQQDSSTTASTKTENGEATKGVSTDTSSNSESVVSDSQIVHSNTSTETENSYAPLAMSIVQTQKFSSDTEVEGTQESTLSQKTNDNEDGGQKQEADFSNPSFQQEKNAPSNAHNKSDAGQTVNDSAVPNNMNENANGNDNTDAGQKELVDSSDSSVSQDKEESSNTNNNAEARQNENENVLQSKTDDNADVGQRENEGAGGEESGNAQKESEDSSNTDENTNESQNVTVDSSHSSILEEENEARIDLETLPESKIETHTNDDTAAE comes from the coding sequence ATGTTCAAGCTATCTCCTCGAAGGAACTCTAGATCTAAAGGTTTCAAGGTAAAACATGCTTTACAGCTATTTCTTTTGGCGGGTGTCTGCATCTGGCTAGCTTACCAAGTCAAGCAGTCTCATGGTAAGAAAGCAGAATTCAGGCAAAGCATAAAAGATGGGGATCAAATTGTTAAGTTAGGAAGAAAGGACCTCAAGCCTCTTGTGGAGGAAAGTGTCAATAGCAATGCAAGGgaaaaggaggaggaagaagaaaacaagccTGAAGAGATCGATAATGTAGGGAGAGGCACTGGAGACGATGGGATAAgtgaaaatgatgaaaataaaattgaagaaagaacAGATGATAATGGTGTTTCagtagaagaagagaaagaaagggacACGAGCAAGGAGAATGAAAATGAAGAGAGCAAAGAGGATGAAAACGCccagaagaagaatgaagaCAATAAAGCCAAGGAGAGTGAGGAAAGCAGTGAGAAGGAAACTAAAGAgaccaaagagaaagaaggtgAAGAGAAGGAGAATGTAGAGACCAATGGGAAAGAAAGTGAAGAGAAGGAGCATGAAGAGACCAATGAGAAAGAAAGTGAACAGAAGGAGCATGAAGAgaccaaagagaaagaagctgAACAGAAGGAGCATGAAGAGaccacagagaaagaaagtgaaCAGAAGGAGAATGAGatcaaagagaaagaaggtgAACAGAAGGAGAATGTGGAgaccaaagagaaagaaggtgAACAGAAGGAGAGCGAAGTgaccaaagagaaagaaagtgaaCAGAAGGATAATGAAGAGACCAAAGAGGACGGAAGTGAGGAGAAAGGAACATCAGAGGAGAGTCAGGGAGTGGATAATAAAGAGGGGGAAGAACACATTGAGACAGATAATAAAGAAAACGAGGCTGAAGAGAAGGAAGGTGATAAGATTGAGCAACTAATTTTATCTGATGATCGGGTTCGAGATGGAGGTGAAAAAAATGATGAGGGGGCAAGAGAAGAGCCTTACAAGGCTGATGATGCTTCCAGTGCCGTGGCCCATGAAACTCAGAATGCGACAGCAAATAATGGACAAGATGGTGGTAACAAGAGTAATCACTCAGAACCAGAGAACGGTTCCACGCCTAACTCAACTGAGCAGGAGAAAGTCGATGCTAAGAAAGAGGACTCTGCACAGCAAAATGTTGTATTAGAGCAACCCGAGAAATCTGATGTACCTGCCAACAGCGAGCAACAAGACTCAAGCACCACAGCTTCCACTAAAACTGAGAATGGAGAGGCAACTAAGGGAGTATCTACAGATACTTCTAGTAATTCTGAATCTGTTGTGTCGGATAGTCAGATTGTCCACTCCAATACATCtacagaaacagaaaatagTTATGCACCTTTAGCCATGAGCATTGTTCAGACTCAAAAGTTCAGCAGTGACACTGAGGTAGAAGGGACACAGGAAAGTACACTATCTCAAAAAACAAACGACAATGAAGATGGTGGCCAAAAGCAAGAAGCTGATTTTTCTAATCCTTCATTCCAACAAGAGAAAAATGCACCCTCAAACGCACATAACAAATCTGATGCGGGCCAGACTGTAAATGACAGTGCTGTTCCAAACAACATGAATGAAAACGCAAATGGCAACGACAACACAGATGCAGGCCAGAAGGAATTAGTTGACTCTTCTGATTCTTCAGTATCCCAAGACAAAGAGGAGTCTTCAAACACAAATAATAATGCGGAGGCTAGACAGAACGAGAATGAGAATGTTCTTCAAAGCAAGACCGATGACAATGCAGATGTAGGCCAAAGGGaaaatgaaggtgcaggcggAGAAGAATCTGGTAATGCGCAGAAGGAGAGTGAAGATTCCTCGAACACTGACGAAAATACTAATGAGAGCCAGAATGTTACAGTTGATTCTTCACATTCATCGATCCTTGAAGAAGAGAATGAGGCTCGTATAGACCTGGAAACTCTGCCAGAAAGCAAAATCGAAACTCATACCAATGATGATACGGCTGCAGAGTAG